The Proteiniphilum propionicum genome contains the following window.
CAATCCGTATGCCGATAAAAAATATACCGATATGCTGGGCACGGCCAATACCGATTGGCAGAAAGAGATTTACCGCACGGCCTTTACTACGGACAACAACCTGAACATAAGCGGCACCGCGGGAAAATCATTCCCTTACCGCGTTTCGGTCGGCTTCCTGAGCCAGGACGGCACCTTGAAAACCGACAATGTGAAACGTACCACGGCAGGATTAAATCTTAATCCTTCGTTACTTGACGATCACCTGAAAGTCAACCTGAACCTGAAAGGCACATACTCGCACTCCCGCTTTGCTGACGGGGGTGCCATTGGAAACGCCTTGCGCATGGATCCCACCAAACCCGTTACGGCCGACGGATTTAACGAGCTCAACGGATACTGGGCATGGATGTATCCGTCGGGAGATTTAAATACGATGGCCACCCGAAACCCGGTGGCTTTGCTATATGGGAAAGACGATCAAGGCGATGTGGTTCGCAGCCTGGGAAACATTCAATTGGATTACAAGCTGCACTTCCTTCCCGATTTACATGTCAATGTGAACATGGGTTATGATATTTCCAGAGGTAAAGGAGATGTGATTACACAGCCATGGTCACCCGCCTTCTATACGAAAGGGCAGCCAAGCGGCGAGCGTTCAAAGTATAAGCAGGAAAACAGGAATTTACTGTTTGAAGCTTATCTCAACTACGCCAAGCAACTAAATTTCGCCAACCGGCTGGAACTTATGGGCGGATACAGTTATCAGGACTGGCTGACAACCAACCACAACTATCCGGTCTATTACTTCGACGGGACGACCGAAAAAACAAGACCCACCTTTGAAACGGACAAACCGCAGCATACGCTGATTTCGTTTTATGCCCGCGCCAACTATAACCTGCTGGACAAATATATGCTTACCGCAACAGTCCGAAGAGACGGCTCTTCCAGGTTCAGTAAAGATAATCGCTGGGGAACGTTCCCATCACTAGCATTTGCCTGGAGAATTAATGAGGAAGGATTCTTGAGAGATGTGGATACACTCTCCAACCTGAAACTTCGTTTGGGATGGGGGCTTACCGGGCAGCAAGAGATCGGGAATTACGAATATCTGGCAAAATACAGCTATTCCGAAAATACCGCACGTGTTCAGTTAGGGGACAAGTTTTACAACATGTACCGCCCCGACGGTTACGATTCAAAACGCCGCTGGGAGTCGACAACCACTTCCAATATTGGGTTGGATTTCGGATTCATCAACAACCGCATCAACGGAAGCATCGACTTTTACAATAAGAACACCAAAGACCTGTTGAACGACACGCCGCTGGCCATGGGAGGTAATTTTATCAACAGCATCGTACAGAACATAGGAAAAATGAACAACAAAGGGGTGGAAACGAACATCAACTTCGTGGCCGTTGACAACCGGGAGATACGTTGGGATTTAGGACTCAATTTTACTTATAACAAATCCGAAATTACACAGTTGACGCTGAATGATGAAAATCCCGATTACGTAGGTGCCATTTTCGGAGATCTTTCGGGAGGTTCCGGAAATCAGGCAATGATACACTCCGTGGGATACAGGCCGAGCATGTTTTATGTTTACAAACAGCTTTATACCCCTGAAGGGAAACCTATTGATTACGGGTATGCCGACCTCAACGGCGACGGTGTGATCAACGACAAGGACCGGTATCACTTCCACTCCTCCTCGCCCGATTACTATATGGGTTTCAACACCTCGTTCACCTATAAACAATGGACGGCGGCCACTTCGCTTCGCGCCAGCGTGGGAAACTATATTTTTAACAACACGAACTTCGACTTGGGAACGTTAGGGCAGGTATTAAACCCCAACAGTTTCTTGATGAACAGCTCCACCGACCTTAAAAATACTTTGTTCCATATACAACAAATGGTGTCGGACTATTTTGTGGAAAATGCCTCTTTCTTAAAGATGGATTATATCCAGCTGGGGTATGATTTCGGAAAAATTGCCAACGGCGTCGGATTACGCTTGAACGGTACGGTACAGAATGTATTTACCTGGACAAAATATACCGGTATCGACCCGGAAATTCAGGGAGGCATCGACAACAACTTTTATCCCAACGCCAGGACATTCACGCTGGGTTTGAATCTTAACTTTTAATGGACTAAATAGTATGAAAAAGAATATTATATATATTATAACGGTTGTTGCCATAGCGCTAACATCCTGCTTCGACGACCTGGACAGGTTCCCGGCAAATGACACAACCTCCGAGGTGGTCTATTCCACTTTCGACGGCACCAAAGAAGCCCTCGCCAAAATATATGGCGCTTATACTTTGTCGGGTCAGGTAGGGCCGGGCGGGAAACCCGACATCGTAGGCCTGCGGGAAGACCAGAATGCCGATTTCCTGCGTAACTGGTTCAACCATCAGGAAACGCCCACCGATGAAGCGCATTGCCGCTGGAATGATGCGGGTATCCCTGAACTGAACTATATCAAATTCACCCCCACCGCCTCGTTCACAATCGGTTTATACGACAAGTGCATCTTACAAGTGATGTACGCCAACGATTTTCTTCGAAACACCGATGGAAGAGACTACGGCGCACAACAGGACGAAGTCAACTACTTCCGCGGAGAAGCCCGTTTCTTGAGGGCATTTGCCTATTGGGTATTGATAGACAACTTCGGCAATCCTCCCTTTGTGACCGAGAAAGATGATTTAGGCATTTTGCCCGATCAGATACAGCGTGCCGACCTCTTTAAGTATATCGAGGACGAGCTGTTGGACTTGGCCAATAATCAAGGAGTAAAAGAGGCACGCGCCAACGAATACGGACGAGCCGACATGGGCGCCGTCTGGGCGCTCCTGGCCCGCATCTACCTCAACGCCGAGGTTTATACCGGCACGGCCCGGTGGACGGAAGCCATCACCTACAGCAAAAAAGTGATTGACGCCGGATATGACCTGCATAAGAACTACGAACATCTGTTCCTGGCCGATAACAACGTGAACAATCCCGAAATGATTCTTCCCATTGCCTACGACGGTCAAAGCAGCCGGGTAAATGGGGGTGTCACGTTCCTGATCAATGGCGGATCAAGAGACGAATATCAAGTCAAATATGCTGACAAACTCATCCATTACGGGATATTTAGCAACGCCAACTGGAACGGATACATGGTTCGCAAGCAGTTTATCGATAAATTCGATGAGGGAGACAAGCGTTTTCTCTTTGTGGGAGAGAATCCCTCGTTGGGTAGCGATCCGAGTGACAAGGACAACGGATTACAAACCTACAAATACCGGAACATTACTTCGGCATCGACGAAAGACAAACCAGTTTACGGATCGGACATCACATTCGCCGACAATGATTTCCCGCTTTTCCGTCTGGCAGAGCAATACCTGATTTACGCCGAAGCGGTGGTCCGCGGCGGAACGGGCGGCTCGATGGATTTAGCGGTAGAATATTTCAACAAACTGCGCGAACGGGCTTTCGGCAACCAAAGCAAAAATGTGGCAAACCTGACGGCGCAGGACATACTGGACGAACGTGCCCGCGAACTTTACTGGGAATGTTTCCGTCGTACAGACCTGATCCGATACAACCAGTTTACCTCCTCGGCGTACATCTGGGAATGGAAAGGAGGCGTGAAAGAAGGACGTGCCGTGAGCGACCACTACAACCTGTTCCCGCTGCCGTCGCAAGACCTGCTGGCCAATCCCAAGCTGAAACAAAACGACAAATACTAATAAGGAGACAATATAATGAAAAAATTAAATTTATTTATAATTCTCATTGTAACGGTACTACTCTTCTCCTGTGAAAAGGAACAGGATATGTATCGGGTGCTGCCCGCGGAACAAGCTGGAAAACCGGTGCTGGCGGCGCATGATGACATCGTCATCAAGTTGGATAACCTGGAGAGCACAACCACATTTAAATGGAAAAAAGCCGATTTAGGCGTACCTGCTGCACCTGAATACACGCTCTATGTGAAAACAGGGGAAGATAAAGATGCTCAAAGGGTTTCTTCCGCATTTGCCGACTCGCTTGACGTTAAATTGGAAGATTTGAACAAACTGCTGATTGCCGCGGGCTTGGAGCCGGGCAAAGCCGCAGATGTCAATTTTTTCGTGGAGGCCTCTCTTTATTCAGAATATAAAGTAACTTCCGAGCTCATTAAGTTAAAAGTAACTCCATTCAAACCTGTCTATCCCGATGCTGTATATATGATCGGTCAGGCTTTTGGTGGATGGGACTGGGGCAATCCGAAGATAGTAGAAATGACACCGGTAAACGGTCATGCGGGTAAATTCTGGGCGGTACGGCATTTCGCCAACCCTGGTGACGGTTTCAAGTGGAACACAAAGAAAGACTGGGGAGGAGACTTCTTCTCATTGGGTAAAGATGTCGGCTTTACAACTGAAGGAGGCAATGCGTTTGTTTCAGAAGCAGGATTCTATATTGTGCTCATCGATTACACTATCAACACCATTACCATCGAACCGGCGCAGGTTTACGGTATGGGCGATTGCTTTGGCGGATGGAATACGGGCAAATATCCGTTTACTGCCGATGGCAATGAAATGAAAATTACAACCGCTAATAGCGGCGATTTGAGAATATATGCTAATTCTTCGGCGGCAGGTGTAGGTGGCGATTGGTGGCGTATGGAGTTCATCCTACGCGATGGGAAAATCGAATACCGCGGCAACGGCGACGACCAGGAACCGCGCGTGAACGTGGGTGCCGGGAAAACGGTAACACTCGATTTCAATAGCGGAACGGGAACCGTCAATTAAATTTAACCGCATCAAGGTCGGGGTAAAATGAGATATTCGGATTATCCCGACCTCTTTGATTCTCCCAAAATACAAACAATAAAACTAATTCTATGAAGTATTTAAAAGTAAAACGCATATTCCTGTTCTCTTTATTTTTCAGTATTCTGTTCATATCTTCAAACGCCTGTTCTGACGATAAGATCATATCCGATGGATTTGACAAGGCAAACATGGGGACAAGTGAAATACGTTCAACGCAGAACTCCACCCTCAACGATGTCCTGATGCAAGCCTTCTATTGGGACGTACCGGTTGATGAAATAAACAAGAACGGGAATTGGTGGAATACGCTCAAAAACCAGGCAAACGATCTGAAAAACAGTGGGATTTCCGGAATATGGGTTCCAAGTCCCTCAAAAGGAAATTGGGGAATTATAGATAACGGCTACGGCATTTACGACCATTACGATTTGGGGAACTACTACCAAAGGGAAACCACAGAAACCCGTTTCGGCAGCCGTTCGGAACTGGAGCAGATGATTGCCGCGATGCATGAGGGCCCTAAAATTGAGGTGTATGCGGATGTCGTATTAAACCATATATATTCGAACGACACCAATGAGGAAGTAAATCCCGCCGTTAAAGCCTATGTTTTTGGAGAAGCGCACGAAGAACAACACAAGCCCTATCCCGCCGACGAAATCCGCTGGGTTATCCCCGACGCAACGCCCGGAGATTATTATATCCAAATAAAAGGATACGGCTTACCGTGGAACTCTTCCGTTACTGAAAGGGGATATGACGTCATGATCAGATGGGACAACAGCCCTGTAACGGAAAGCAATCAATGGGAAAACGAACCGAACAACGGAAACGGCAGCTACAATATTTTTCCCGGTTCGGGTAAAATAGTAAGGGCACATATAGGACATTCGTCCGATATTGACGAATATAAAATAACCGTCCCTTCTGCACACGAAATCGAAATTCGTTTGACGGCCAAAAGGGAAACAGGAAATCCGATGCAATGGGTAAATGCCGGTTCCATGTCAGGATACTATCCTGCGGCTGTTTGGCATAATGGAAATAACCTCGCCTCCTCAACTCTTCAAGCAAAAACCAACACACACATATCCTATGTAAACCATACGGGCACTGGAGAACCAAATTATGCCTGGCATTACAATCATTTTCATCCGGCAGATGCAAATGACTGGCTGGGAGGTTACGGCTCCGATGAGATTATTACCAACACCAAATTCTTCGGAAACGACTTGAATACATTTGACCCGGTTGTTGCATCCCGATTAAAGGATTGGGGGGTATGGCTGGTCAATACGGTGGGGTTCGACGGATTCCGATTGGATTTTGTCCGCGGATTTCAGGAATCTTTTGTCGCGGATTGGGTGAACAACCTCCCCGCGGTAAACGGCAAGCAGCCTTTTATTGTCGGAGAATATTGGGGAGCCGATTACAGGATAAAGGACTGGGTAAACACCGTAGCCGGTTTAGGTGCGGATGTCGACGCTTTTGATTTCCCCTTGAAAAATACATTAACGGCAATGTGCAATGGCGACGGCTCCTTCGACATGGCAAACCTAAATCATGCTGGGATGGTCAGGAATAATAACGGAAACTCCTTACCGGGCACCTCGGTCGTCACATTTTTAGACAATCATGACACGGGAAAAGAGCATGACAAATGGGTCACGAAAGACTTTCATTTAGGATACGCCTATATCCTTACGCATGAAGGAAAACCCTGCGTCTTTTATCCTCACTTTTACGCTATCACACAACAGGATGCGCATGGAAACAGCGCCACCGTAACCGCACCCCAATGGCTGAAAAACAGCATACGGCAATTGATCCAGATCCGTAAAAATTATCTGGGAGGTGTTATTACCGTATTGAGCCAATCGGGCAACCCCTATCCCCCCGCACATACGGGAAATGTATATATTGCCCGCAGACAGGGGAACGGAGTAAAAGACGGAGCAATCATCGTGCTGAACAATCATGCCGGTGAGACCAAATCCATGTGGGTTTCGGTCAATGCACAGGGTTTTTCCGACTGGACAGGACAACGGTTAGTAAACGTGCTGGATACAACGGAAAAAATTACGGTACAGGCGGACGGGAGAGCTGAATTTTCCGCTCCGGCAAGAGGTTACAGCATTTGGGTTAAAGAGACGGATTTAATACAATAGACACTATGAAACGGACAACACTTTTCTCCCTGCTCCTGTCGCTGACCTGTGCGCTGCAAGCCCAACAGGTAAAGGTCGAACCCGCTTTCTGGTGGAGCGGCATGCAGGAAACCGAGCTGCAGCTGATGGTCTCCGGCAAGGACATCGCATCGTATAAGGCCGCGGTCACGGCAAAAGGGGTGTACTTGAAAGAGACGGTTACGCTGGAAAGCCCCAACTACCGGATTTTGTACTTGGATATTTCCGACAGTGCTCCGCAAAAGTTCGAAATCGTTTTTACCAACGGAAAGCGGGAAATTACCCATAACTACGAACTCAAACCGCGAGACCCGGAACGGCTGAACATACAAAGTTTCAACTCGTCCGACGTGCTCTACCTGATCATGCCGGACCGGTTTGCCAACGGCAATCCCGATAACGACCAAATTGCTATGCGGATGCCCTACAAGGTGGACCGCAACGACCCCAATGCCCGCCACGGCGGCGACCTGAAAGGTATTTCCGACCGTTTGGATTACCTTGCCGACCTGGGCGTAACCGCCATCTGGCTCAACCCGGTGCTGGAGAACGACATGGAGGGCGGTTCGTACCACGGATACGCCACCACCGATTACTACCGCGTGGATCCCCGGTTCGGCACCAACGAGGAGTACCGTCAACTGATAAGCGACGCTCATGACAAAGGGATGAAGGTGGTGATGGACATGATTTTCAACCATTGCGGCAGCGATCACCCTTGGATGAAAGACGTGCCCTCACACGATTGGTTCAACAACATGGGTGAATATGTGCAGACTTCGCACATGAAAGAGATGTATTTCGATCCCTACGCCTCGGAATACGATAAAAAGAAAATGACCGACGGCTGGTTCGTGCCCACCATGCCCGACCTGAACCAGCGCAACCGGCACGTGGCGAAATACCTCATCCAGAACAGTATCTGGTGGATCGAATATGCCGGGGTGGACGGCATCCGGCAGGATACCTACCCCTACGCCGATTACGATATGATGGCCGACTGGTGCAATGCTGTCTATAAAGAATATCCATCATTCAATATCGTGGGAGAAGCGTGGTTGAACAATACCATAGGAACAGCTTTCTGGCAGAAAGACAGCCCCCTCAACCCAAATAACACCCACCTCAAATCGGTGATGGACTTCCGTTTCATGGGACTGTCACACACAGCCTTCTTCGAAGAAACTACCGAGTGGAACGGGGGGCTGCACAATATCTACGATCACATGACCTACGACTTCATCTATCCCGATATCTGCAACGTTCTCCGTTTCTTAGATAACCATGATACAGACCGCATCCTGAAAGAGTATCCTTTAGATCTCTCAGCCTGGAAGCAGGCGATCACCTTCCTGCTTACCATGACTGGCACCCCACAGATCTACTACGGCACCGAATTACTGATGCACGGCAATAAAAGCCGCAGCGACGGGGACATCCGGCACGATATGCCAGGTGGCTGGCCCAGTGATACGACAAATCATTTCACCCGTGAAGGACGCGATGACATCCAGAACGAAGCTTTCGACTTTCTAAAAAAAGTTTTGCACTGGCGACAAGGGAAAAAGGTAATATCCAGCGGTGGTATGAAACATTACGTGCTCCAAAAAGGTGTCTATGTCTATGAACGGTTTTTGAATGATGAGAAAGTGTTGGTAGTGATGAACGGCACGTCAGGAGAGGTCACAATAGACCTTGGCCGTTATGCTGAGTCTATACAAGGCAAAAGCAGTTGGAAGGAGCTCCTTTCTGGAAAAACAGTCACTTTTGGTGAAACGCTGACACTCGCCCCGAAAGATGTGCTTATACTAGAATAACCAAGCAATGGTTTCTAAAGGTGTGTGAACCCAATCTACCACACTGAAAATATTAATTTTTAAAAAAAACGACAATGCAGATATCTTCAAAAGTAATTTATTTGCTATTTTTCCTGCTCCTTGCCCTCTCATGTGGGAAGGACCCTGTGGTACCACCGGAACCACCGGAACCACCAGTCACCATCAAAGAGGGGCTTTCATGGAGCATTGCAACACCAGATGCTGACAAGGAGCTGACTATCTGGTTCAAGGCTTCTGCAGGCTCACCTCTCTACAACTATACAGGTGATGTTTATATACATACCGGCGTGGTGAGTGAAGGAACCTGGCGATATGTCCCTGCAGAATGGAATGAAAATATCGCGAAATGCAAGATGACCAGTGTTGCAAACGAAAAATTCACCTGGAGCATCAAGCTGGGGCCAACCATCCGTGAATGGTTCAGCTCAGGAAATACCCCTGTAAATAAGATAGGGATTGTAATACGAAATTCCGATGGGACAAAGAAGGGATTCCAGGAAGATAAGTTCATAGAAAATATTACCGACAACAAATTCAAAACGTTTCAGCCTGGTGCCGTAAAAAACGGGACTATGCCTGCAGACATGGAGTATGGCATCAACATAGTGGATAACTCAACAGTCACTCTGGTACTGTATGATAAAGACAAAAACGGGGCACGCAAAGATTATGCACATGTGACTGGTGATTTCAACAACTGGACACTTAGTAACGACGAAAAATCACAGATGTTCCGCGATGAGGCGGCTGGGTGCTGGTGGATAACTCTCACCGGCCTGGATCAGGAGAAAGAGTATGGATTCCAGTATTACATTGGGGACAGGGAAAGAGAACCGATTCGTGTAGCCGATCCTTATACCCGCAAAGTGCTGGATCCTGATAACGACCACTATATACCCTACTCTACATACCCGGAAAACAAGATCTACCCTGAAGGAGCTAACGGCATAGTATCTGTTTTTAAAATCCGACAGGATAACTACAACTGGCAGGTGCCCGATTTCAAAACGCCCGCTACCGACAATCTGACAATTTACGAACTGCATTTCCGCGACTTTACAGCCTCCGGCGATATCAACGGCGCCATGGAGAAACTGGATTACCTGCAATCGCTCGGCGTAAACGCCATCGAACTGATGCCCGTGCAGGAATTCGACGGGAACGACAGCTGGGGTTACAATCCCTGCTTCTATTTCGCGATGGACAAAGCCTACGGCACCGACCGGATGTACAAGCAGTTTATCGACGCGTGTCACAAACGGGGTATGGCCGTCATTTTCGACGTGGTCTATAACCACGCCACCGGTGCCCATCCGTTTGCCCGGATGTGGTGGGATGCCGAAAACAACAAGACCGCCGCCAACAATCCCTACTTCAATACGGATGCTCCCCACCCCTACTCCGTTTTTCACGACTTCAACCACGAATCGCCCCTGGCGCGCGCCTTCGTGAAACGAAACCTCCGGTTCCTGCTGGAGGAATACCGCATCGACGGCTTCCGTTTCGATTTGACCAAAGGATTTACTCAAAACCGAAGCACCGAGGCCACAGCCGGCAACTACGACGCTTCGCGCGTGGCCATCATCAAGGATTACAACAGCGCCATCAAGGAGGTCAAAGCGGATGCGCTCGTGATTCTCGAACATTTTTGCGATAATATGGAAGAGACCGAACTGGGCGACGCCGGCATGATGGTTTGGCGCAATATGAATTGGGCTTATTGCCAATCGGCAATGGGATATCCGAGCGAGTCGGGATTCGACGGGACCTATTACAAAACCTCATCCCGCCCGGCAAACAGTCTGGTAAGCTACATGGAAAGCCATGATGAAGAACGAGCGGCTTACAAACAGAGTCAATGGGGGAATGGTATTATTAAAACCGACCTGGCCGCACGGATGAACCAGCTGGCAGCCAACGCCGCCTTCTTCTTCACCGTGCCCGGTCCAAAGATGGTGTGGCAGTTCGGAGAGATGGGTTACGACGTAAGCATTGATTATAACGGCCGTACCGGCAAGAAGCCGGTCAAATGGGACTACCTGAATAATGCCGAACGGAAGCAGTTGCACGATGTGTACACCCGGCTGATCAGACTGCGCAATACCCATCCCGAACTGTTCAATGCCACCGCCACGCTGGAGTGGAAAGTAACGCCGTCGTTCTGGGACAACGGCCGCTTCCTGACGCTCTCCTCATTCGGAAACGCCAAGCAAATAGTGGTCACGGGCAATTTCACCAATGCCCCCGTCAACACCACCACCTCATTTCCGAAAACCGGCACCTGGTACAACTATCTGAACGGATCGGAAACGCTGAATGTGACGGAAACGACAATGAACATCACCGTCCCTGCCAACAGTTTCAGAATATTCTCCACATTCACGGAATAACATCAGACAAGATACTCCCCATTAAAACCCGTTCGCCGTGAGAGTGGTATTTCCCTAACTATGTAGTAGGAATTATATTATGTTTAAAATTACAATTCATGTTGTATAATCAGGAACGGGACGATGCAAGGATCAGCGAGTCTCCTTTCAATGCTAAAACCTGTTGTGCGCTTTGCAGGCTGTCCAGTTGAAGCATCACCCGTTGCTGAACAACCCGGAAGCTATCCATCAGCTCCTGTTTCACAGGTCGACTGGGTGGTGACTCTATTGTGAGAGGGTTCACCGGACGGTTGTGCTTATGTACACGAAAGTCGAGATGAGGCCCTGTTGACAATCCGCTTGATCCTACATAACCTATAACCTCTCCCTGCTTCACGGAACTACCCCTGCCGATTCCTGAGGCAAATCGGCTCAGGTGCATGTAGGTGGTAGTATAGGTTGAATTATGGCGTATCTTTAAATAGTTCCCTGCCCCACCGGACTGATACCCTTTTTCTATAACCAGTCCATCGCCTATTGTTTTGACGGGTGTACCCCTGGGCGCAGCATAGTCCACCCCATGATGAGGCCGGTACCGCTTGAGTACCGGATGATAACGTGAATTGGAAAAACGGGAC
Protein-coding sequences here:
- a CDS encoding SusC/RagA family TonB-linked outer membrane protein, translated to MFLTTMLSGMLMILSANAQTGATINVRGTIKDVTGEPIVGASILLQGTTSGVVTDYNGNFSIQAPGNGTLVISYVGYLTQTISINNRNIISIIMQEDTELLEEVVVIGYGTARKTDLTGSIATIAEKDFQKGMITDPASLISGKVAGVQITSNGGRAGGGATIRIRGGASLNASNDPLIVIDGMPVETGVISGSSNALSMINPNDIETMNILKDASATAIYGSRASNGVIIITTKKGRSGKVNIGINSQNSLGTVAKRIEVLTGDEFRELVTNNPYADKKYTDMLGTANTDWQKEIYRTAFTTDNNLNISGTAGKSFPYRVSVGFLSQDGTLKTDNVKRTTAGLNLNPSLLDDHLKVNLNLKGTYSHSRFADGGAIGNALRMDPTKPVTADGFNELNGYWAWMYPSGDLNTMATRNPVALLYGKDDQGDVVRSLGNIQLDYKLHFLPDLHVNVNMGYDISRGKGDVITQPWSPAFYTKGQPSGERSKYKQENRNLLFEAYLNYAKQLNFANRLELMGGYSYQDWLTTNHNYPVYYFDGTTEKTRPTFETDKPQHTLISFYARANYNLLDKYMLTATVRRDGSSRFSKDNRWGTFPSLAFAWRINEEGFLRDVDTLSNLKLRLGWGLTGQQEIGNYEYLAKYSYSENTARVQLGDKFYNMYRPDGYDSKRRWESTTTSNIGLDFGFINNRINGSIDFYNKNTKDLLNDTPLAMGGNFINSIVQNIGKMNNKGVETNINFVAVDNREIRWDLGLNFTYNKSEITQLTLNDENPDYVGAIFGDLSGGSGNQAMIHSVGYRPSMFYVYKQLYTPEGKPIDYGYADLNGDGVINDKDRYHFHSSSPDYYMGFNTSFTYKQWTAATSLRASVGNYIFNNTNFDLGTLGQVLNPNSFLMNSSTDLKNTLFHIQQMVSDYFVENASFLKMDYIQLGYDFGKIANGVGLRLNGTVQNVFTWTKYTGIDPEIQGGIDNNFYPNARTFTLGLNLNF
- a CDS encoding RagB/SusD family nutrient uptake outer membrane protein, encoding MKKNIIYIITVVAIALTSCFDDLDRFPANDTTSEVVYSTFDGTKEALAKIYGAYTLSGQVGPGGKPDIVGLREDQNADFLRNWFNHQETPTDEAHCRWNDAGIPELNYIKFTPTASFTIGLYDKCILQVMYANDFLRNTDGRDYGAQQDEVNYFRGEARFLRAFAYWVLIDNFGNPPFVTEKDDLGILPDQIQRADLFKYIEDELLDLANNQGVKEARANEYGRADMGAVWALLARIYLNAEVYTGTARWTEAITYSKKVIDAGYDLHKNYEHLFLADNNVNNPEMILPIAYDGQSSRVNGGVTFLINGGSRDEYQVKYADKLIHYGIFSNANWNGYMVRKQFIDKFDEGDKRFLFVGENPSLGSDPSDKDNGLQTYKYRNITSASTKDKPVYGSDITFADNDFPLFRLAEQYLIYAEAVVRGGTGGSMDLAVEYFNKLRERAFGNQSKNVANLTAQDILDERARELYWECFRRTDLIRYNQFTSSAYIWEWKGGVKEGRAVSDHYNLFPLPSQDLLANPKLKQNDKY
- a CDS encoding SusF/SusE family outer membrane protein, yielding MKKLNLFIILIVTVLLFSCEKEQDMYRVLPAEQAGKPVLAAHDDIVIKLDNLESTTTFKWKKADLGVPAAPEYTLYVKTGEDKDAQRVSSAFADSLDVKLEDLNKLLIAAGLEPGKAADVNFFVEASLYSEYKVTSELIKLKVTPFKPVYPDAVYMIGQAFGGWDWGNPKIVEMTPVNGHAGKFWAVRHFANPGDGFKWNTKKDWGGDFFSLGKDVGFTTEGGNAFVSEAGFYIVLIDYTINTITIEPAQVYGMGDCFGGWNTGKYPFTADGNEMKITTANSGDLRIYANSSAAGVGGDWWRMEFILRDGKIEYRGNGDDQEPRVNVGAGKTVTLDFNSGTGTVN
- a CDS encoding alpha-amylase domain-containing protein → MKYLKVKRIFLFSLFFSILFISSNACSDDKIISDGFDKANMGTSEIRSTQNSTLNDVLMQAFYWDVPVDEINKNGNWWNTLKNQANDLKNSGISGIWVPSPSKGNWGIIDNGYGIYDHYDLGNYYQRETTETRFGSRSELEQMIAAMHEGPKIEVYADVVLNHIYSNDTNEEVNPAVKAYVFGEAHEEQHKPYPADEIRWVIPDATPGDYYIQIKGYGLPWNSSVTERGYDVMIRWDNSPVTESNQWENEPNNGNGSYNIFPGSGKIVRAHIGHSSDIDEYKITVPSAHEIEIRLTAKRETGNPMQWVNAGSMSGYYPAAVWHNGNNLASSTLQAKTNTHISYVNHTGTGEPNYAWHYNHFHPADANDWLGGYGSDEIITNTKFFGNDLNTFDPVVASRLKDWGVWLVNTVGFDGFRLDFVRGFQESFVADWVNNLPAVNGKQPFIVGEYWGADYRIKDWVNTVAGLGADVDAFDFPLKNTLTAMCNGDGSFDMANLNHAGMVRNNNGNSLPGTSVVTFLDNHDTGKEHDKWVTKDFHLGYAYILTHEGKPCVFYPHFYAITQQDAHGNSATVTAPQWLKNSIRQLIQIRKNYLGGVITVLSQSGNPYPPAHTGNVYIARRQGNGVKDGAIIVLNNHAGETKSMWVSVNAQGFSDWTGQRLVNVLDTTEKITVQADGRAEFSAPARGYSIWVKETDLIQ
- a CDS encoding glycoside hydrolase family 13 protein, with the protein product MKRTTLFSLLLSLTCALQAQQVKVEPAFWWSGMQETELQLMVSGKDIASYKAAVTAKGVYLKETVTLESPNYRILYLDISDSAPQKFEIVFTNGKREITHNYELKPRDPERLNIQSFNSSDVLYLIMPDRFANGNPDNDQIAMRMPYKVDRNDPNARHGGDLKGISDRLDYLADLGVTAIWLNPVLENDMEGGSYHGYATTDYYRVDPRFGTNEEYRQLISDAHDKGMKVVMDMIFNHCGSDHPWMKDVPSHDWFNNMGEYVQTSHMKEMYFDPYASEYDKKKMTDGWFVPTMPDLNQRNRHVAKYLIQNSIWWIEYAGVDGIRQDTYPYADYDMMADWCNAVYKEYPSFNIVGEAWLNNTIGTAFWQKDSPLNPNNTHLKSVMDFRFMGLSHTAFFEETTEWNGGLHNIYDHMTYDFIYPDICNVLRFLDNHDTDRILKEYPLDLSAWKQAITFLLTMTGTPQIYYGTELLMHGNKSRSDGDIRHDMPGGWPSDTTNHFTREGRDDIQNEAFDFLKKVLHWRQGKKVISSGGMKHYVLQKGVYVYERFLNDEKVLVVMNGTSGEVTIDLGRYAESIQGKSSWKELLSGKTVTFGETLTLAPKDVLILE